The Roseococcus microcysteis genome contains a region encoding:
- a CDS encoding ArsO family NAD(P)H-dependent flavin-containing monooxygenase, with protein MKLDVLVIGGGQAGLAAGYFLRRTALSFEIWDEGETPGGAWPRAWDSLTLFSPAAHSSLPGWPMPAPEGGGYPPRDAVVAYLAAYEARYSLPVRRPRRVTAVRAGTEALVVEAEGATAQARHVISATGTWAAPFIPDLPGRAEFRGVQLHSAHYRRPEPFAGQSVLVVGGGNSGAQILAEVSRHAASCTWITERDPVFLPDDVDGRVLFERATARWQAEREGKPPPPQLGGLGNIVAVPPVREARARGVLVSRPPFARLEAEAAVWPDGTRIPADAIIWCTGFRPALSHVVPLGVVEADGLVRVDAEGRSLAEPRLWLLGYGDWTGMASATLAGVTRAARAVARGIAG; from the coding sequence TTGAAGCTGGACGTCCTCGTCATCGGGGGCGGGCAGGCGGGGCTGGCGGCGGGGTATTTCCTCCGCCGCACCGCTCTTTCCTTCGAGATCTGGGATGAGGGCGAAACACCAGGCGGCGCCTGGCCGCGCGCCTGGGATTCGCTGACGCTGTTCTCGCCTGCCGCGCATTCCTCCCTGCCCGGTTGGCCCATGCCGGCGCCGGAGGGCGGCGGCTATCCGCCGCGCGATGCGGTGGTGGCGTATCTCGCGGCCTATGAGGCGCGCTATTCCCTTCCAGTGCGCCGCCCGCGCCGCGTGACGGCGGTGCGCGCCGGCACGGAGGCGCTGGTGGTGGAGGCCGAGGGCGCCACGGCCCAGGCCCGTCACGTCATCAGCGCCACCGGCACCTGGGCCGCGCCCTTCATCCCCGACCTGCCCGGCCGCGCGGAATTCCGTGGCGTGCAGCTCCATTCCGCCCATTACCGCCGGCCGGAGCCCTTCGCCGGGCAATCCGTGCTGGTGGTGGGCGGCGGCAATTCCGGCGCGCAGATCCTGGCCGAGGTCTCGCGCCACGCCGCAAGCTGCACCTGGATCACGGAGCGCGACCCCGTCTTCCTGCCCGATGACGTGGACGGACGCGTGCTGTTCGAACGCGCCACCGCCCGCTGGCAGGCCGAGCGCGAGGGCAAGCCACCGCCGCCGCAGCTGGGCGGCCTGGGCAACATCGTGGCCGTGCCGCCGGTGCGCGAGGCGCGGGCGCGCGGCGTGCTGGTCTCGCGCCCGCCCTTCGCGCGGCTGGAGGCGGAGGCGGCGGTATGGCCCGATGGCACGCGCATCCCGGCCGACGCCATCATCTGGTGCACCGGCTTCCGCCCCGCCCTGTCGCACGTGGTGCCGCTGGGCGTGGTCGAGGCGGATGGGCTGGTGCGGGTGGACGCGGAAGGGCGCAGCCTTGCGGAACCCCGCCTCTGGCTGCTGGGCTATGGCGACTGGACGGGCATGGCCTCCGCCACGCTGGCCGGTGTCACGCGCGCGGCGCGGGCGGTGGCGCGTGGGATCGCGGGGTGA
- a CDS encoding PaaI family thioesterase: MKDDEKMSIWRQPTTIEHITARATGTVNGYLGIRVTEIGPDYILGEIPVDERHVQPFGMIHGGVSVVLAETLGSLASLMACEPGFIAVGLEVNANHLRPVPKGDVVRGRCTPVRIGRSVHVWNIELRRGDGHLSCVSRLTTSIIEARTE, from the coding sequence ATGAAGGATGACGAAAAAATGAGCATCTGGCGTCAGCCAACCACTATCGAACATATCACTGCCCGAGCCACAGGCACCGTAAACGGCTATCTTGGCATTCGTGTGACCGAAATCGGCCCTGATTACATTCTGGGCGAAATACCTGTCGATGAACGACACGTTCAGCCCTTCGGCATGATCCATGGCGGCGTCTCGGTGGTGCTGGCGGAGACACTGGGCAGCCTGGCCTCCCTGATGGCCTGCGAGCCTGGTTTCATCGCCGTCGGGCTTGAAGTCAACGCCAATCATCTTCGCCCTGTTCCGAAAGGAGATGTGGTCCGTGGTCGCTGTACTCCCGTCCGGATCGGACGCAGTGTGCATGTGTGGAACATCGAGCTGCGGCGCGGCGACGGGCATCTTTCTTGCGTGTCCCGTCTGACCACTTCCATCATAGAGGCACGCACCGAATGA
- a CDS encoding pyridoxal phosphate-dependent decarboxylase family protein — protein sequence MRALPAQGQDWPALKQALQEAKSRDYSWRRGRLAVFFYYLDEALERLQQEAYMTFWTENNLGQRAFPSLAKLEGEVVEMALSLMHAPEGAAGSFTSGGSESIFLALLAARERAGKSNPNIVIPDTAHLTFDRAAWYLGIEVRRVAVDRERRSDVMAMAAAVDYDTIALVGSAPNYPFGGIDRIEALGQLAQQHDLWLHVDACVGGFLNPFLSKLGADVPAWDFSVPGVTSISADIHKHGMAPKGASLLLVRDAALRQHHRFESSAWARGTYAAYTAQGTRPGGAVAAAWAVMMHLGEAGYLDCARRIMDARATIAAGVAAIPGLEVLPGNHAIIVYRSTDKALAIGRIATAMDGRGWLVSRQAEPDGIHLHLNPLHAEVAEEYLADLRAAVAEAREGAAPEMAAGRAY from the coding sequence ATGCGCGCATTGCCCGCCCAAGGCCAGGACTGGCCCGCCCTGAAGCAGGCCCTGCAGGAGGCGAAGTCCCGCGACTATTCCTGGCGGCGCGGCCGGCTGGCGGTGTTCTTCTATTACCTGGACGAGGCGCTGGAGCGCCTCCAGCAGGAGGCCTACATGACCTTCTGGACCGAGAACAATCTCGGCCAGCGGGCCTTCCCCTCCCTCGCGAAGCTGGAGGGCGAGGTGGTGGAGATGGCGCTCTCCCTCATGCACGCGCCCGAGGGGGCGGCGGGCAGCTTCACCTCCGGCGGCAGCGAGAGCATTTTTCTCGCATTGCTGGCGGCGCGGGAGCGCGCGGGGAAATCCAACCCCAACATCGTGATCCCGGACACGGCGCACCTCACCTTCGACCGCGCCGCCTGGTATCTCGGCATAGAGGTGCGCCGCGTGGCGGTGGACCGCGAACGCCGCAGCGACGTGATGGCGATGGCGGCGGCGGTGGACTACGACACCATCGCGCTGGTCGGTTCCGCGCCCAACTACCCCTTCGGCGGGATTGATCGCATCGAGGCGCTGGGTCAACTCGCGCAACAGCATGATCTCTGGCTGCATGTGGATGCCTGCGTGGGCGGCTTCCTCAACCCCTTCCTGTCGAAGCTGGGCGCGGATGTGCCGGCATGGGACTTCTCGGTGCCCGGCGTCACCTCCATCAGCGCGGACATCCACAAGCACGGCATGGCGCCCAAGGGCGCCTCGCTGCTGCTGGTGCGCGACGCCGCGCTGCGTCAGCACCACCGCTTCGAGAGCAGCGCCTGGGCGCGCGGCACCTATGCCGCCTACACCGCGCAGGGCACGCGGCCTGGCGGCGCGGTGGCGGCGGCCTGGGCGGTGATGATGCATCTGGGCGAGGCCGGCTACCTCGACTGCGCGCGGCGCATCATGGACGCGCGCGCCACCATCGCCGCCGGCGTGGCCGCCATTCCGGGGCTGGAGGTGCTGCCGGGCAATCACGCCATCATCGTCTATCGCAGCACGGACAAGGCGCTGGCCATCGGCCGCATCGCGACGGCGATGGATGGGCGCGGCTGGCTGGTGTCGCGCCAGGCGGAGCCGGATGGCATCCACCTCCACCTCAACCCGCTGCACGCGGAGGTGGCGGAGGAATACCTCGCCGACCTGCGCGCCGCCGTGGCCGAGGCGCGGGAGGGGGCGGCGCCGGAGATGGCCGCTGGGCGCGCCTATTGA
- a CDS encoding acyl-CoA thioesterase, which produces MRSEYPFWTEEKLRIQDTDFNGHVNNASIAALCEAGRGDIICAVSGLPHERGMASALRKVSIEYLAEIFYPGQVRIGSAIARVGNSSITIAQGLFKDETCFATAESVIVFIDRETRRPAPMPEAWRAGYSRLG; this is translated from the coding sequence ATGCGGAGCGAATATCCCTTCTGGACGGAAGAAAAGCTCCGCATCCAGGACACCGACTTCAACGGGCATGTGAACAACGCCTCCATCGCGGCGTTGTGCGAGGCCGGGCGCGGCGACATCATCTGCGCCGTTTCCGGCCTGCCGCACGAACGCGGCATGGCGTCGGCCTTGCGGAAGGTGTCCATCGAATACCTGGCCGAGATCTTCTATCCCGGCCAGGTGCGCATCGGCAGCGCCATCGCGCGGGTGGGGAATTCCTCCATCACCATCGCGCAGGGGCTGTTCAAGGATGAGACCTGCTTCGCCACGGCCGAAAGCGTGATCGTGTTCATCGACCGCGAGACGCGCCGCCCCGCGCCCATGCCGGAGGCCTGGCGCGCGGGGTATTCCAGGCTCGGCTAA
- a CDS encoding phosphonate degradation HD-domain oxygenase — protein sequence MTDIASDIQRLLEHNANGAYGLSGVNQQQHALQAAWLAEREGQPEALVVAALLHDIGHMVHHLGENPAERGIDDRHEEVGQEFLAAHFGPEVTEPVRLHVAAKRYLCAKEADYFAKLAPDSVRSLELQGGPMSAEEVAAFEALPQYAEAVQLRRYDEQAKVKGLETPPVAHFMPAVRRCLRG from the coding sequence ATGACCGACATCGCCAGCGACATCCAGCGCCTGCTCGAACACAACGCCAATGGCGCCTATGGCCTCAGCGGCGTGAACCAGCAGCAGCACGCCCTCCAGGCCGCCTGGCTGGCCGAGCGCGAGGGCCAGCCCGAGGCGCTGGTCGTCGCCGCCCTGCTGCACGACATCGGCCACATGGTGCATCATCTGGGCGAGAACCCCGCCGAACGCGGCATTGACGACCGGCATGAGGAGGTGGGGCAGGAATTCCTCGCCGCGCATTTCGGGCCGGAGGTGACGGAGCCGGTGCGGCTGCACGTCGCCGCCAAGCGCTATCTCTGCGCCAAGGAGGCGGATTACTTCGCCAAGCTCGCCCCCGACAGCGTCCGCAGCCTGGAATTGCAGGGCGGCCCGATGTCGGCCGAGGAGGTCGCGGCATTCGAGGCCCTGCCGCAATATGCCGAGGCCGTGCAGCTGCGCCGCTATGACGAACAGGCGAAGGTGAAGGGGCTGGAAACGCCGCCCGTGGCGCATTTCATGCCGGCGGTGCGGCGCTGCCTGCGCGGGTAA
- a CDS encoding glycosyltransferase family 4 protein: MHIVLDISRLLGLAWHGQPSGVDRVEIAHARHWRALPESRVTFVAQSPWGWFAALPDGFARSLLTEADAVVAPGKEGGLARFRAMAAAALSRRLWGGGRWALAQRLGQKKDSVFLVTSHRAVHKEGAIAGVVAAGARFVPMLHDLIPLGFPEYCRPHSTVQHAQRLRVISALAAGVITPTRHVALQFHTRLREAGLAQPPVQAVGLGLDLPNAALPMPETPRAAPYVVMVGTIEPRKNHLLALQMWRQFAREGQPGTPRLRIIGRRGWDNEDVFRMLERVDFGGLVEECGRLPDPEVARLVRGAAALLSPSFAEGYGIPVAEALACGTPVIASDIPPAREVGGHVPEFFHPLDFHGWSGAVRALAEPGNARRQAQLQRLTQWRMPSWSDHFRETERFLDRLCGREPRPEVQERALATLLQE; the protein is encoded by the coding sequence GTGCATATCGTCCTCGACATCTCGCGCCTGCTGGGGCTCGCATGGCATGGACAGCCGAGCGGCGTGGACCGCGTCGAGATCGCACATGCGCGGCATTGGCGTGCCCTGCCCGAAAGCCGCGTCACCTTCGTCGCGCAGTCGCCCTGGGGATGGTTCGCGGCCCTGCCGGACGGTTTCGCGCGCTCGCTGCTGACCGAGGCCGACGCGGTGGTCGCGCCGGGCAAGGAGGGCGGGCTCGCGCGGTTCCGGGCCATGGCCGCGGCGGCGCTGTCGCGTCGGCTCTGGGGCGGCGGGCGCTGGGCGCTGGCGCAGCGCCTCGGCCAGAAGAAGGACAGCGTCTTCCTCGTCACCTCGCACCGGGCGGTTCACAAGGAGGGCGCGATCGCGGGCGTGGTGGCCGCCGGCGCGCGATTCGTGCCCATGCTGCATGACCTGATCCCGCTCGGCTTTCCCGAGTATTGCCGCCCGCACTCCACTGTTCAACATGCCCAGCGCCTGCGCGTGATCTCCGCCCTCGCGGCCGGGGTCATCACGCCCACCAGGCATGTCGCGCTGCAATTCCATACCCGCCTGCGCGAGGCGGGGCTCGCCCAGCCGCCGGTGCAGGCGGTGGGCCTCGGGCTTGATTTGCCGAACGCCGCCCTCCCCATGCCCGAAACCCCGCGCGCCGCGCCCTATGTCGTGATGGTCGGCACCATCGAGCCGCGGAAGAACCACCTCCTCGCGCTGCAGATGTGGCGGCAATTTGCGCGGGAGGGGCAGCCGGGCACCCCCCGGCTTCGCATCATCGGCCGCCGCGGCTGGGACAATGAGGACGTGTTCCGCATGCTGGAGCGCGTGGATTTCGGCGGGCTGGTCGAGGAATGCGGCCGCCTGCCGGACCCCGAGGTGGCACGGCTGGTCCGTGGCGCCGCGGCCCTGCTCTCGCCCAGCTTCGCCGAGGGCTATGGCATCCCCGTCGCCGAGGCGCTGGCCTGTGGCACGCCCGTCATCGCCTCCGACATTCCGCCGGCGCGGGAGGTGGGCGGCCATGTGCCGGAATTCTTCCACCCGCTCGACTTCCACGGCTGGTCCGGGGCGGTGCGCGCCCTGGCCGAGCCGGGCAATGCCCGTCGCCAGGCGCAGTTGCAGCGCCTGACCCAGTGGCGCATGCCCAGCTGGAGCGACCATTTCCGCGAAACGGAGCGTTTCCTGGACCGCCTCTGCGGCCGCGAGCCGCGCCCCGAGGTGCAGGAACGGGCGCTCGCCACGCTTTTGCAGGAATAA
- a CDS encoding AMP-binding protein, whose product MADSYVHGASSTPLFGETIGTHFTRAARQFADRPALIVRHQGVRWTYGEMLRRAEDVAANLLALGLKPGDRIGIWSPNNSEWALTQYATALAGLILVNINPAYRLTEVEYALNKAGCAAIITATRFKTSEYVTMLEVLGAEKLPLLRHRIQIGAETHKGYLNFSALMEPASDAARAHLHEVSATLQCDDPINIQFTSGTTGAPKGATLTHHNILNNGFFIGEAQRFTEQDVVCIPVPLYHCFGMVLGNLACTTHGAAIVYPGEGFDPLATLEAVQAERCTALYGVPTMFIAQLNHPDFAKFDLTTLRTGIMAGSPCPIEVMRRAINDMHMREVTIAYGMTETSPVSFQSSTTDSIERRVSTVGRIHPHVEVKIVDAEGRIVPRGTPGELCTRGYSVMQGYWGDPERTAEAIDAARWMHTGDLAVIDEEGFCNIVGRIKDLVIRGGENIYPREVEEFLFRHPKVAEVQVVGVPDTKFGEELCAWIRLKPGESATAEEIRAYCQGQIAHYKIPRYVKFVEEFPMTVTGKVQKFLMRERMIEELGLVVEKTA is encoded by the coding sequence ATGGCCGACAGCTACGTCCATGGCGCCTCGTCCACGCCCCTGTTCGGCGAGACGATCGGCACGCATTTCACCCGCGCGGCGCGGCAATTCGCCGACCGCCCGGCCCTCATCGTTCGCCACCAGGGCGTGCGCTGGACCTATGGGGAAATGCTGCGCCGCGCCGAGGATGTGGCCGCCAACCTGCTGGCACTCGGCCTCAAGCCCGGCGACCGCATCGGCATCTGGTCGCCCAACAACAGCGAATGGGCCCTGACGCAATACGCCACCGCGCTGGCGGGGCTGATCCTGGTGAACATCAACCCGGCCTATCGGCTGACGGAAGTCGAATACGCGCTGAACAAGGCGGGTTGCGCCGCCATCATCACGGCCACGCGCTTCAAGACCTCCGAATACGTCACCATGCTGGAGGTGCTGGGGGCGGAGAAACTGCCCCTGCTGCGCCACCGCATCCAGATCGGCGCCGAGACCCACAAGGGCTACCTGAATTTCTCCGCGCTGATGGAGCCGGCCAGCGACGCCGCCCGCGCGCATCTGCATGAGGTCTCGGCCACGCTGCAATGCGACGACCCCATCAACATCCAATTCACCTCCGGCACCACCGGCGCGCCGAAGGGCGCCACGCTGACGCACCACAACATCCTGAACAACGGCTTCTTCATCGGCGAGGCGCAGCGCTTCACCGAGCAGGACGTGGTGTGCATCCCGGTGCCGCTCTACCACTGCTTCGGCATGGTGCTGGGCAACCTCGCCTGCACCACGCATGGCGCCGCCATCGTCTATCCCGGCGAGGGCTTCGACCCGCTGGCCACGCTGGAGGCCGTGCAGGCGGAACGCTGCACCGCCCTCTACGGCGTGCCCACCATGTTCATCGCGCAGCTCAACCACCCGGACTTCGCCAAGTTCGACCTGACGACGCTGCGCACCGGCATCATGGCGGGCTCGCCCTGCCCCATTGAGGTGATGCGCCGCGCCATCAACGACATGCACATGCGCGAGGTCACCATCGCCTATGGCATGACCGAGACCAGCCCCGTCAGCTTCCAGTCCAGCACGACGGACAGCATCGAGCGCCGCGTCTCCACCGTCGGCCGCATCCACCCGCATGTGGAGGTGAAGATCGTGGACGCGGAGGGCCGCATCGTGCCGCGCGGCACGCCGGGCGAACTCTGCACCCGCGGCTATTCGGTGATGCAGGGCTATTGGGGCGACCCCGAGCGTACGGCGGAAGCGATCGACGCCGCGCGCTGGATGCACACCGGGGACCTGGCCGTGATCGACGAGGAGGGCTTCTGCAACATCGTCGGCCGCATCAAGGACCTCGTCATCCGCGGCGGCGAGAATATCTACCCGCGCGAGGTGGAGGAATTCCTCTTCCGCCACCCCAAGGTGGCCGAGGTGCAGGTGGTGGGCGTGCCCGACACCAAGTTCGGCGAGGAGCTCTGCGCCTGGATCCGCCTCAAGCCCGGCGAGAGCGCGACGGCGGAAGAGATCCGCGCCTACTGCCAGGGCCAGATCGCCCACTACAAGATTCCCCGCTACGTGAAGTTCGTTGAGGAATTCCCGATGACCGTCACCGGCAAGGTGCAGAAATTCCTGATGCGCGAACGCATGATCGAGGAGCTGGGCCTCGTGGTGGAAAAGACCGCCTGA
- a CDS encoding ribonuclease activity regulator RraA, which produces MPLSPETKSALEKITTATLTTVLLKKGLRSVWMRGAAPFTPAAQGKRLVGEAFTLRFVPAREDLATPASWSNPISTRAAIEAMPEGVIAVADAMGVTDAGIFGDILCARLAKRGVTALVTDGAVRDVAGVNSTGLPVWCAGGAAPPSVASLTFVAWQEPIGCGGVAVFPGDIIVADADGCVLIPADIVDAVTTEAIEQERLEGWIMKQVDAGMALPGLYPANAENKARYEADKAAGRA; this is translated from the coding sequence ATGCCGCTTTCGCCCGAGACCAAGTCCGCGCTGGAGAAGATCACCACCGCGACGCTGACCACCGTGCTGCTGAAGAAGGGGCTGCGCTCCGTCTGGATGCGCGGCGCCGCGCCCTTCACCCCGGCCGCGCAAGGCAAGCGCCTGGTGGGCGAGGCCTTCACGCTGCGCTTCGTCCCCGCGCGCGAGGACCTGGCCACCCCCGCCTCCTGGTCCAACCCCATCTCCACCCGCGCCGCCATCGAGGCGATGCCCGAGGGCGTGATCGCGGTGGCCGACGCCATGGGCGTCACGGATGCCGGCATCTTCGGGGACATCCTCTGCGCGCGGCTGGCCAAGCGCGGCGTCACCGCCCTGGTGACCGACGGCGCGGTGCGTGACGTGGCGGGCGTGAACTCCACCGGCCTGCCCGTGTGGTGCGCCGGCGGCGCGGCCCCGCCCTCCGTCGCCAGCCTCACCTTCGTGGCTTGGCAGGAGCCCATCGGCTGCGGCGGCGTGGCCGTGTTCCCCGGTGACATCATCGTGGCCGATGCCGATGGCTGCGTGCTGATCCCGGCCGACATCGTGGACGCCGTGACCACCGAGGCGATCGAGCAGGAGCGCCTGGAAGGCTGGATCATGAAGCAGGTGGATGCGGGCATGGCCCTGCCCGGCCTCTACCCGGCCAATGCCGAGAACAAGGCGCGCTACGAGGCGGACAAGGCCGCTGGCCGCGCCTGA
- a CDS encoding asparaginase — MTRPKIALIGTGGTISSLGEDPFDIIDYGRHGRIMNAQQLLDYWPQIAQVADVRPVKFSALPSTAIGPVQWLELVRACHQAVADMPELDGIVVTHGTASLEETAYFLSLTVKLDIPVVVVGAQRPSSGLSSDAGMNLANACRVAGDPGARGLGALVLLNDEIHAAREVTKTSTSRLQTFRSPDFGCLGHADADKIAWYRRPLRPVGKATEFDVAGRESLPRVDIVYCYGGADGAAVDAFVAAGAEGLVSAGFAPSFVTPEMAEAFTRVMAGGVAVAASTRAGSGRMFYTTRMREPGFVNADNLNPQKARILLMLGLTVTKDVAGLNAIFEKY, encoded by the coding sequence ATGACACGACCCAAGATTGCGCTGATCGGCACGGGCGGCACCATCTCTTCCCTCGGGGAAGATCCTTTCGACATCATTGATTACGGGCGGCACGGGCGCATCATGAATGCGCAGCAGTTGCTCGATTATTGGCCACAAATCGCGCAGGTCGCGGATGTGCGCCCGGTGAAATTCTCCGCCCTGCCCTCCACCGCCATCGGGCCGGTGCAATGGCTGGAGCTGGTGCGGGCCTGCCACCAGGCGGTGGCGGACATGCCGGAGCTGGACGGCATCGTGGTGACCCATGGCACGGCCTCGCTCGAGGAGACGGCGTATTTCCTCTCGCTGACCGTGAAGCTGGACATTCCGGTGGTGGTGGTGGGGGCGCAGCGGCCTTCCTCCGGCCTCTCCTCCGATGCGGGGATGAACCTCGCCAATGCCTGCCGCGTGGCGGGTGATCCAGGCGCGCGGGGCCTCGGTGCGCTGGTGCTGCTGAATGACGAGATCCATGCGGCGCGCGAGGTGACCAAGACCAGCACCAGCCGGCTGCAGACCTTCCGCAGCCCGGATTTCGGCTGCCTGGGCCATGCCGACGCCGACAAGATCGCCTGGTATCGCCGCCCGCTGCGGCCGGTGGGCAAGGCCACCGAATTCGACGTGGCGGGGCGGGAAAGCCTGCCGCGGGTGGACATCGTCTATTGCTATGGCGGCGCCGATGGCGCGGCGGTGGACGCCTTCGTGGCGGCGGGGGCGGAGGGGCTGGTCTCGGCCGGCTTCGCGCCTTCCTTCGTGACGCCCGAGATGGCCGAGGCCTTCACCCGCGTCATGGCCGGCGGCGTGGCGGTGGCGGCCAGCACGCGGGCGGGGTCGGGGCGGATGTTCTACACCACCCGCATGCGCGAGCCGGGCTTCGTGAACGCTGACAACCTCAACCCGCAGAAGGCGCGCATCCTGTTGATGCTGGGGCTGACGGTGACGAAGGATGTGGCGGGGCTGAACGCGATCTTCGAAAAGTATTAG
- the gnd gene encoding phosphogluconate dehydrogenase (NAD(+)-dependent, decarboxylating) produces the protein MRLGMVGLGRMGANLLRRAMRAGIPGAGFDRDAAAVAAVVAEGAEGADSLAALVAALPAPRLVWVMLPAGEPTEAALRELHSLLSPGDVVIEGGNSFWKDSARRAAEARAHGLHYLDIGTSGGVWGLERGYCLMIGGEAEVVARLDPLFVALAPGEAAASPTPGRAGDPRPPRGYVHCGPNGAGHYAKMVHNGIEYGMMQAMAEGLDLLRRAPAPLDFALEDVTEAWRRGSVVASWLLDLTAQALAQDPDLSTYSGRVGDSGEGRWTVDTAVENGVPVPVLAASLFARFRSRGEENFADKALSAMRKGFGGHLEPPKP, from the coding sequence ATGCGCCTGGGAATGGTCGGTTTGGGACGGATGGGGGCCAACCTGCTGCGGCGGGCCATGCGCGCGGGCATCCCGGGCGCGGGCTTCGACCGCGACGCGGCGGCGGTGGCGGCGGTGGTGGCGGAGGGCGCCGAGGGTGCGGACAGCCTGGCCGCGCTGGTGGCGGCCCTGCCCGCCCCGCGCCTCGTCTGGGTGATGCTGCCCGCGGGCGAGCCCACGGAGGCCGCGCTGCGCGAACTCCACAGCCTGCTCTCGCCCGGCGACGTGGTGATCGAGGGCGGCAACTCCTTCTGGAAGGACAGCGCCCGCCGCGCGGCCGAGGCGCGCGCGCATGGGCTGCACTACCTCGACATCGGCACCTCCGGCGGCGTCTGGGGGCTGGAGCGCGGCTATTGCCTAATGATCGGCGGCGAAGCGGAGGTGGTGGCGCGGCTCGACCCCCTCTTCGTCGCCCTCGCCCCCGGCGAGGCCGCCGCATCCCCGACGCCCGGCCGCGCCGGAGACCCGCGCCCGCCGCGCGGCTATGTGCATTGCGGCCCCAACGGCGCGGGGCACTACGCCAAGATGGTCCATAACGGGATCGAATACGGGATGATGCAGGCCATGGCCGAGGGGCTGGACCTGCTGCGCCGCGCCCCCGCGCCCCTGGACTTTGCCCTCGAGGACGTGACCGAGGCCTGGCGCCGCGGCAGCGTCGTGGCCTCCTGGCTGCTGGACCTGACGGCCCAGGCCCTGGCGCAGGACCCGGACCTGTCCACCTATTCCGGCCGTGTGGGCGACAGCGGCGAGGGGCGCTGGACGGTGGACACGGCCGTGGAGAACGGCGTGCCCGTGCCCGTGCTGGCCGCCAGCCTCTTCGCCCGCTTCCGCAGCCGGGGCGAGGAGAATTTCGCCGACAAGGCGCTGAGCGCGATGCGGAAGGGCTTCGGGGGGCATCTTGAGCCGCCCAAGCCATGA
- a CDS encoding gluconokinase, with amino-acid sequence MTRRLLVMGVSGSGKSSFGAALAEALSLPFADADAFHPPANIAKMKAGTPLTDEDRWPWLDALGAWLAAQPGVVACSALKRAYRDRLRQAAPSLRLIYLEGAPALIAARQSARPGHFMPASLMASQFATLEPPGAEENPLVLDVAEPLERLIARAQESL; translated from the coding sequence ATGACTCGTCGGCTGCTGGTGATGGGCGTCTCCGGCTCGGGAAAATCCAGCTTCGGCGCCGCGCTCGCCGAGGCGCTGTCCCTCCCCTTCGCCGATGCGGACGCCTTCCACCCGCCCGCCAACATCGCGAAGATGAAGGCCGGCACGCCGCTGACCGACGAGGACCGCTGGCCCTGGCTCGACGCGTTGGGCGCCTGGCTGGCGGCGCAACCCGGCGTGGTGGCGTGCTCGGCGCTCAAGCGCGCCTATCGCGACCGGCTGCGCCAGGCCGCGCCGAGCCTGCGCCTGATCTACCTTGAAGGCGCGCCGGCGCTCATCGCCGCCCGGCAATCGGCCCGCCCCGGCCATTTCATGCCGGCCAGCCTGATGGCCAGCCAGTTCGCCACCCTCGAACCCCCGGGCGCCGAGGAAAACCCCCTGGTGCTGGACGTGGCCGAACCGCTGGAACGACTCATCGCGCGGGCCCAAGAATCCCTGTAG